The following coding sequences lie in one Melospiza melodia melodia isolate bMelMel2 chromosome 10, bMelMel2.pri, whole genome shotgun sequence genomic window:
- the TCTA gene encoding T-cell leukemia translocation-altered gene protein: MAAVAAGWLPPWRALAALGRELAAEWAAQDVRAALCQLLLLWLGISLLGVRLAWRAYGGAVAALCYRTGPSGRRSPGTAPGASPSRPRAHSLSPAGPAGRNGAAERHCPPRDGPATEPMKTHRE; the protein is encoded by the exons atggcggcggtggcggcgggctGGCTGCCGCCGTGGCGGGCGCTGGCCGCGCTAGGCCGGGAGCTGGCGGCCGAGTGGGCGGCGCAGGACGTGCGGGCCGCgctgtgccagctgctgttgCTCTGGCTGGGCATCAGCCTGCTGGGCGTCCGCCTGGCCTGGCGCGCCTACGGCGGGGCGGTGGCCGCGCTCTGCTACCGCACCGGCCCCTCCGGCCGCCGCTCCCCCGGCACCGCTCCCGGGGCCTCGCCCTCCCGGCCCCGCGCGCACTCCCTGTCCCCCGCCGGCCCGGCGGGACGCAACGGCGCCGCCGAGCGGCACTGCCCGCCCCG GGATGGCCCCGCGACAGAGCCCATGAAGACACACAGGGAGTGA